The nucleotide sequence ATAAAGACGGTGTCTTTAAAAGCTGCCAACCTTTTCAGGaatttattacataaatttCTGACTAAACAAACTCTAGTCTGGGATTTATGTGATAGAACACAACGTGGTGCAGAACTATGAGAAATATCACATTTCTACAGAGAAAATCTGTGAagtgtggtgtgtgtttgtatccaccacagcatgatgctgccaccactttgTTAGAAAATGGCGAAGGTGTGTTTGGGTGATGTACGGTGCTGGTTTTCCTCCTCTCAGTGTTTACATGTAGGTTAAAAAGAAGCAGAGCCTTCTTTCTTCTATAGTATAGTATTACTATAGTAATACTATAGTAATACTATAGTATTACTATAGTATTACTATAGTAATACTATAGTAATACTATAGTAATACTATAGTAATACTATAGTATTAATACTATAgtaataagttttttttaatgagaaaaagcaGCTGGAAGGGTCAGTTAGGTTAACCCAGACCGGACCTCAGCCCCACACTGTCAGAACCGGAGCAGAACCCGAGTGGAGTTGGTTCAGATCAACACGCTGCAGGTTCTGAGATGTTCTGCTGTTGGGATGGATACTGTTCTCCCAGTGGATGACCCGGTTCTGCCCGGTTCTCCTCAGAGCTTCTCTTCCCGTTCCAGATGCCACAGACCAGCTGGAGCAGAAGGTCACAGAGTTCTTCGTCAACGCCAAGAAGAACAAGCCGGAGTGGAGAGAGGAGCAGATGGAGATCATCAAGAAGGTGGGAGCGGCTGGACCCAGAACCTTCCAGATGTTCTGAGCGGCTGGACCCAGAACCTTCCAGATGTTCTGTTCTGGTGAACGTCTGCTGTTCTTCTGTTTCAGGATTACTACAAAGCTCTGGAGGACGCTGATGAGAAGGTGCAGCTGGCCAATCAGATTTATGATCTGGTGAGATGTTCCGCTGATCGGGCCCGGTTCTGACCGCCCAGCCCGGTTCTGACAGTCCAGCTCAGCTTCCTGTCTCTGTCCTCAGGTGGACCGGCACCTGAGGAAACTGGACCAGGAACTGGCCAAGTTCAAGATGGAGCTGGAGGCTGACAACGCCGGCATCACCGAGATCCTGGAGAGACGTGAGTGTCCCGGTCCGAGCCGTTCTGGCGGTCCGGGTTCTGGCGATCCGGGTCGGCTGACTTGTTCTGCTTTTGTCCTCAGGGTCTCTGGAGATGGACAGCCCGTCTCAGCCCGTCAACAACCACCATGTCCACTCCCACAGCAGCTCAGAGAGTGAGTCCAGCCGCCCGCCTGCAGGCCGGCTCCGGTTCCGGTTCTAaccggttctgttctgttccAGAGAGGAAGTACAGCGCCCCGACCCACCACACCACCGAACACGTTCCAGAGAAGAAGTTCAAATCTGAAGCTCTGCTGTCCACGCTCACATCGGACGCCTCCAAGGAGAACACGCCAGGTAGGTTCTGCTCACCTAGACCGGACCTGGACCCAACCGGACCTGGGGACCTGCCCTTGTCCTGACTGTCCCCGTCACCTGCAGGTTGCCGTGCCAACAGCACGTCCTCGTCCACCAACAGTGTCTACAGCGTGAACCCGTCCCAGCCGCTGGCGTCCTACAGTCTGTCCTCGCTGCCCGCCGGGCCCGGTGCCGGAGCCGGCGCCATCACCATGGCGGCGGCTCAGGCCGTCCaagccacagctcaggtgggaacATGGCCGCCACGCTGAGCGCCTGTTGGCTCACTGGGGAAAAGACCAGAAACCATCATGTTGTTTTTACCCAACCCCGGGTCAGAGCCTCAGCGGTCAACAACACGCCTCGTATTATTGATGCCATGAGGCCTCCATATTGAACGGCGGTGCAGGTTGGACTGTCAGAGCGATCAGATCAATGATGCTACAGGCTAGCACAACCCGCACCGAGACCAGTACTTTAACTATACACCTAGCTTAACCCGTCTGAGCTATCACCGTTAGCTCTGAAACGTAAACAGACGacacttagcctggtgggggtaAGAGGAGTCTGGCAGCCCGTCAGGCTGATGATCCACAGAGGAAACCTGTTAGCAGTTAGCATTGGGAGGAGGTCAGTCAGTTCATTGACAGTTTGAACAATtatatggaaaaacatttttctaaaagttacaaactgcagctttaaacagccTCCCattggttctgactggttctggttctggttcccaGATGAAGGAGGGCCGACGGACCTCCAGCCTGAAGGCGAGCTACGAGGCGATCAAGAACAACGACTTCCAGCTGGGTCGGGAGTTCTCTCTGACCCGGGAGAACTCGGGTTACTCTTCATCGGCGCTGGCCTCCACCCTGACCCAGAACCTGACCCCCAGCGCCGCCTCCGACTCCCGCGGACGCAAGTCCAAGTAAGGCCCTCCTACACCAGGACGGGTCTGACCGAGTCTAACTGGGTCTGACTGGGTCTAACCGGGTCGCCTGTTCTGGTTCCAGGAGCGCCATCAAGTCTTCCAACCATCAATCGTCTTCGTCGTCATCCTCTTCCTCGCTGTCTTCCTGCTCGTCTTCGTCGGCGCTGGCCCAGGAGCTTTCCCAGCAGGCCGCGGTTCTACCGGAGGCCGACGCCAACAGCCAGGTGGACTGGACCTACGACCCCAACGAGCCGCGCTACTGCATCTGCAACCAGGTAGGCTGGCGGCCCGCAGGTTCTGCCCTGGTTCTGccctggttctgctctggtctAACTGGATCCatctgctgcaggtttcctATGGAGAAATGGTCGGCTGTGACAACACGGATGTGAGTATCCACATGTTCAGCTGGTTGACCAGTTGCCtggctggttctgacccggttctgtccCCAGTGCCCCATCGAGTGGTTCCACTACGGCTGCGTGGGCCTGACCGAGGCGCCCAAGGGGAAGTGGTTCTGCCCCCAGTGCACGGCCGCCATGAAGAGGAGGGGCAGCCGTCACAAATAGACCAATCACAGGTCAGGagctgtgacatcatcagtggCCAGGTTTCTGcctctgctctggttctgatccgattTCTCTGTCTCTGCAGTTTGGACTGTTTCCCATCAGACTTTGCTCCTTCACTGCAACTAAAAGAACTACAAACTCTACTGGACTACAACTATGGAGGCCTCTGTGGCTCAAATGGACAGTTTCTGaatgtagtgtgtgtgtgtgtgtgtgtgtgtgtgtgtgtgtgtgtgtgtgtgtgtgtgtgtgtgtgtgtgaggtcaATAAACAGGATGTTTTctatctgctgctgcttctggtgTTTGATTCTGTGGCGGTGGAACCTGTTAGCGGGGAAACGGCGCCCCCTTGCGGACGGTGCCtgaatgtgaaaagtttgaGCGACATCAGgaggaaaaagttcaaattaaaccttttgaaatgaaaagccagaaataaaacatgatcaggatcaataaatgtaaatatttccagAATAACGGAACTAACGGTCTTTAGGTCATAAGAACCAGAACCGAAGGTCCGCTTGTGTTCCTGAAATAACTCCTtcgggaggaagaggaggaggaggaagaggaggaggaggtgcgGACCTCCTGAATCTGCTGTTGTTTTAGAAAGTTCAGAGGAAGAGTGAAACCcgagc is from Poecilia reticulata strain Guanapo unplaced genomic scaffold, Guppy_female_1.0+MT scaffold_125, whole genome shotgun sequence and encodes:
- the ing3 gene encoding inhibitor of growth protein 3 codes for the protein MLYLEDYLEMIEQLPMDLRDRFTEMREMDLQVQNATDQLEQKVTEFFVNAKKNKPEWREEQMEIIKKDYYKALEDADEKVQLANQIYDLVDRHLRKLDQELAKFKMELEADNAGITEILERRSLEMDSPSQPVNNHHVHSHSSSEKRKYSAPTHHTTEHVPEKKFKSEALLSTLTSDASKENTPGCRANSTSSSTNSVYSVNPSQPLASYSLSSLPAGPGAGAGAITMAAAQAVQATAQMKEGRRTSSLKASYEAIKNNDFQLGREFSLTRENSGYSSSALASTLTQNLTPSAASDSRGRKSKSAIKSSNHQSSSSSSSSSLSSCSSSSALAQELSQQAAVLPEADANSQVDWTYDPNEPRYCICNQVSYGEMVGCDNTDCPIEWFHYGCVGLTEAPKGKWFCPQCTAAMKRRGSRHK